GCGCAGACTGCGTTGCTGGTTCTCAGTGTGCTCTTTATGCTGCAGGGTGATCTGACGGCAGCAGCGAGTTCCGCGGGAGTTCTGCTCTTCGCGAATGGCTGTGTGGCTGTGGCGATCTTCCGCATCAGTCTGCTGGTTCACAAGACGGTTAAAGCTCGCGGTGAGCATTTTCAGCGTCAACCGCTGCGCACGCTGGGTTACCTGGGAATCACGGTTTACATCTTCGCGGCTGCGTTACTGGCAGCCATGCGGACCCGCACCATCGACTGGCGCGGCGTACTGTACCATGTACCCGATCCGTTTAATGTGCAGATCATGCATTATGAACCGTATCGGCATCCCGAAGCGAATGCCTCATTGCTCGAGCTGGAACACGTTTCGATTTAAAACAGATGTTCCGTTTCGGGTGCAGTGCACCAGGTCTCAATCAGGAGACCTGCTTGATCCTGCGCGTCGACAGCGAGTAAGATAGAGCGGACTGAATGATCACAATCCCATCTCAGGCTGCCTTGCGCGCCCGTCTCCCGATGTAAAGACCTGCCATGTTTTCCGAATCCGCCTGGAGCCGCAAAAGTATCGGCGACGTCGATGTCGTCTACCATGAAGGCCTCTATCACCTGTTTCACCTGGTGCTGCCCAACCACGACTTCATCGCGCATGCGATCAGCGATAACGGACTCAACTGGCGGCGCGTCGACAACGCGCTGTTCATCGGCGATCCCGGAGGCTGGGACGACCTGATGCTCTGGACGATGCACGTCACTCGCGATCCGCATCAGCCGGGACACTGGCGGATGTTTTATACCGGCCTCTCCCGTCGCGACCAGGGAAAGAAACAACGCATCGGACTCGCCCACAGCGAAGACCTGTTTCACTGGCGAAAAGCCGACGTGCACTGGGAAGATCAGCGCGGCCACGACGACCCGGAGATCGTCAAGCAGACGCGGGCGAAGCTGGTTCGTTCGGTTTCCAACAGCATCAAGGCCAAGCAGAACCTGGAAAGCAGCTTTCCCCTGGAGCCAGATGCCGAGTTTTACGAATCTTCAGTAGACGAAGAACGCAACTGGGTCAGCTTCCGTGATCCCTTCTATTTTCACGAGGAAGACCGCGGCTGGCTGATGATGGCGGCACGCACCAACGAAGGCCCGCTGGTCCGCAGGGGCTGTGTCGGTCTGATGGAGGAATATAAACCCAACCATTTCCGCGCACTGCCGCCGCTGCACGCGCCGATGATGTATGACGACATCGAAGTTCCCAACCTGTTCCGCATCGACGGGGACTACTACCTCGTCGGCAGTCTGCGGGAAGACGCCAAGATCCGCTACTGGCACACCACAGATCCGGAGCAACCCTGGCGCAACTATTACGACAACGTGCTGCTCGCCAAGGGGAACTACGCCGGTCGCATCTGTCGAGACGACAAGGGGCTTCTGCTCTGGAACTTTTATGTCCGCGATCCCCACGACCGGATGACAAACAACATCCTGCCTCCGCCCAAGCGTCTCACACGCCGGAGCAACGGACAGTTAAAGGTCCAGACCTACGAAGGCATCATCGAACGCATTGTTGATAGCCTCGATTCCCGCTGCCTGCACACATTAAAAGGGGCCCGCGAGCAATCCTACTTCTGCATGCTCGACGATTCCCTCGAGCTGATCAGTCAGGCCGGCTTCCAGGGTTTTGTGTTCGACGAGGAAATCAACTGCTTTCGCATGCGGTGCCGTCTGACAATGAAGGGGGCCGGCAAATGTGGACTGCTGTGCCGGATCGATCCCGAAACACACGACGGCTATTATCTTTCACTGGACCTGATGAAAGGGATCGGCCAGTTCCGCGCCTGGAAAACGGGACCGCTCAGATCGGGCGAGCACATGATGCAGTTCGAATCACTGCAGGATGGTTTCTGGCGGGCCAGTGAACCGCAGGATGTCGAAGTGCAGATGATCTCCTTCGGCAGTTACCACGAACTCAGTATCAATGGGAACGTGATCCTCTCCCTGGCCGATGCGAACTTCAGCAGCGGAATGCTGGGCTTCTACGTGGAAACGGCTGCGTTGCACGTCTCCGATCTGGAAGTGCACCATATCAAGTCGCCCACCCAGACCGACGATCACCTGACCACCGGCTGGCGAACCAACGGTGAAGAACCGGGAACGCTTTTGCAGTAAGCAATCAGCTTGACGCGATGTTTCCGTTAACCGCCGAACAACTTCTCATATAGACTGTAGGCGGTGCGTCCTGCAAGCAGGAGCGAAGTGATCAGGCCGATAAAGCCCAGGAACT
Above is a genomic segment from Gimesia sp. containing:
- a CDS encoding glycosyl hydrolase translates to MFSESAWSRKSIGDVDVVYHEGLYHLFHLVLPNHDFIAHAISDNGLNWRRVDNALFIGDPGGWDDLMLWTMHVTRDPHQPGHWRMFYTGLSRRDQGKKQRIGLAHSEDLFHWRKADVHWEDQRGHDDPEIVKQTRAKLVRSVSNSIKAKQNLESSFPLEPDAEFYESSVDEERNWVSFRDPFYFHEEDRGWLMMAARTNEGPLVRRGCVGLMEEYKPNHFRALPPLHAPMMYDDIEVPNLFRIDGDYYLVGSLREDAKIRYWHTTDPEQPWRNYYDNVLLAKGNYAGRICRDDKGLLLWNFYVRDPHDRMTNNILPPPKRLTRRSNGQLKVQTYEGIIERIVDSLDSRCLHTLKGAREQSYFCMLDDSLELISQAGFQGFVFDEEINCFRMRCRLTMKGAGKCGLLCRIDPETHDGYYLSLDLMKGIGQFRAWKTGPLRSGEHMMQFESLQDGFWRASEPQDVEVQMISFGSYHELSINGNVILSLADANFSSGMLGFYVETAALHVSDLEVHHIKSPTQTDDHLTTGWRTNGEEPGTLLQ